The nucleotide window TATTCCGCTGATTCCTTTTGGTGTATTTGATAAACCGGGGCGTGATCCGCGTGGTTGGATTATTTCGCGGGCGTTTTATGCGATTGTGCCACCAGAAGCTTTGGAAAAACGTGCGGCTGGGGATGATGCGGTGGATATCGGACTTTTCCCAATGACGGAAGCACTGGAACTACCTCTTGCTTTTGACCATTTAGATATGCTCAAAAAAGCATTTAGTGCGATTACAGAAGAATTTTTACTGACGACCGCGATTCGCGATTTCTTGCCGGAAACTTTCTCAGCAGAGCTACTTTACCAAACGCTAGATGGTTGTACGAATCCGGGGATTTTGCCGGATGAAGTAGAATTTATGGAGAATATCAAGTATTTACCGTATTTAGAAAAAGTTGGCGATTTGTACCGATTTAATGCAGATGCCGAAGCGGGAAGTATTTACTTTTAAACGAAAAAGGAGCCAGCTATTTGGCTCTTTTTTTATAGGAAATGTTTTTCGCCATAGCGTAATGCGAAGTCTTTAAAAGCCTTGGATGCTGGCGAAATATAGTGGTTTTTTAAGCTGGCTAGATAGATGAAACGGTCATGTTTTGGTTCATTGATGGACAATACTTTGACGTTATAATGTGATAATGACGAGATTTTGGGCATAATCGAAATGCCGTAATCCACGCTCACAAGGCCAACCATCGCGGTATCTTCCTCGACATAACAGCCGATTTTTGGTTGGATATTTATTTCAGCAAAAAGCGAATCAATGAGCGGTCTAAGGCCACTCGTGTCAGAAAAGAAAATGTACGAATAATCGGCAGTGTCTTTTAAATCAATCGAATCATATTTAGCAAGTGGATGGTTTTCAGAAACAACAACGACTAACTCTTGTTTGGTTAATGGTAAAAATTCAATATCGGGTTCATTTTCGACGTAGGAGCAAATCGCTAGGTCGAATTTTTCATTTTTTAAGTCGGGAATAATCGATTTTGTCGCTCCTTGAAAAAAGGAAAATGTGATGTCTTTATGGCTTTCGACTTTGGTGAAATTTTGGACGAGTTCGGGAACCGTGTGCGCGCCCATTGTGTAAATAAAGCCTAAATCAATATTTCCATGAGAAGGACTAGTTAATTCATGTAACAGTTTTTCGCCTTTTTCTAGTTCGGCAAGTGATTTTTCTACATAGGTTAAATAGAAGCGACCGTATTTTGTTAAACGGATGTTGCGGCCTTGTTTTTCGAATAAATAGACGCCAAGTTCGCGCTCAAGTTCTGCGATAGAGTGGCTTAGGCTAGGCTGGGTAATGGAGAGTTCGGCGGCTGCAATCGTGTAATGCTCTCGCTCGGCTAATTTTTTAAAATAGTATAGTTGACGCAAGTTCATCGGTTAACCTCCTCGAAATGCCTTGATAACTCTATTGTAAGCGATTGTATAGAAAAAATCTATGGATAAATCGAAAAATATACATTAGATTAATAATTATTCCTGACTTATAATTAAAGGGAATTAAGATTGTGCATTATTGAACGTGAATAATGTAACAAATCATTTGCTGAGATTATAGTCGCAGGAGGCTTATTATGACAGATTATCCGAGTATTTTTGAACCACTAACTGTAAAACGAATGACGATTAAAAACCGTGTGATTATGCCACCAATGGGGACGAACCTAGCTGGATTAAATGGCGAATTTTTAGAAGAACATATGAATTACTACGAACAACGCGCAAAAGGTGGCACAGGTCTGATTACTATTGAAAACGCTTGTGTAGATTTTCCTTATGGTACAAACGGAACGACCCAACTTCGAATTGACAATGACCAGTATATTCCTGGATTTTACAAATTAACAGAACGTCTTCATAAACACGGAACTTGTGTATCTATCCAAATCAACCACGCCGGGGCATCTGCTTATCCAGCACGTTTGAATGGACTTCAACCAGTTTCCGCGTCAGATATTCCATCTAAAAAAGGTGGCACTGTACCGCGTCCACTTACTGTCGAAGAAATTTATGAAATCGTCAATAAATACGGCGATGCAGCGAGACGCGCCCAACAAGCTGGCTTTGATGCAGTCGAAATTCACGGCGGACACTCATACTTGCTATGCCAATTCTTATCGCCACTTTACAACAAACGGACAGACGAATTTGGTGGAACGCCTGAAAATCGCGCCCGTATCGTCAAACTGATTTTGGAAAAAGTGCGCGCAGAAGTTGGTCCATTTTTCCCAATCGTGCTGCGTTTTAGTGCAGATGAATTTACAGAAGGCGGCAACCACTTAGAAGATATTTTGGAACTGTTAGATTATTGCCAAGAAGAAGCGGATATTTTGAATGTATCAGCGGCAATTAACGATAATTTATACTTGCAAATTGACCAAATGAACTTGGAAGATGGCTGGAGAAGCTACCTTGCAAAAGCGGTGAAGGATAAATTTAACAAACCAACGATTACTTCGGGGAATATCCGTAGTCCAAAAGCAGCAGAGAAAATTTTGTCAGAAGGATACGCTGATTTACTTGCGATGGGACGCGGCTTAATTGCTGAGCCTAACTGGGTGAACAAAGTGGCAACTGGTCAAGAAGACATGCTTCGAAAATGTATTTCTTGTAATATCGGTTGCGCGGATCACCGGATTTCGAAGTCGAAACCGATTCGCTGTACTGTAAATCCAGATATTATTCATGAAGATAAATACAAAGAAACAAAAGTAACTCGTCCGACCAATGTTGTCGTAATTGGCGGCGGAACTGCAGGACTTGAAGCAGCTTGTACGGCGGCCGAAGTTGGCTGTAATACAACGCTAATTGAAGCAAGTGAACAAACTGGTGGCTTGGCGCGAGCAATTGCCAACCTTCCAGATAAAAGTAGAATTGCCGATTTCCCTAATTATTTAGCGAACCGAGCAGAAAAATTAACCAATTTGAAAGTTATTACAGGCACTAAAGCTGATACTGCGCTTATTGATACATTTAATCCTGATGTGGTAGTAAATGCCACAGGATCCAAACCATTACTTCCACCAATTAAAGGTTTGCTTGACGTGATTGACAAAGAAGGCAGTAAAGTTCATTCGATTTTCGGACTTATTTCGAATATCGATGACTTTACCGAATTTAGTAACAAAAAAGTAGCAGTTATCGGCGGTGGTGCAGTTGGACTTGATGTTGTCGAGTACTTCTCAGAACGTGGCTCGGATGTTACAATTGTAGAAATGATGCCAATCCTTGGTAAAGACTTGGATATGATTACGCGACTTTCGATGATGGATATTATCGAGAAAAACCACGTCGATGTGCAAACAGAAACCGCATTAACCGAAGTTGCAGCCGATCATTTCAAAGTGAAACATGACGGAGTAGACGCCGAGATTCCATTTGATTACGGCTTTGTCTGCCTAGGAATGCGACCAGAACGCCCACTTATGGAAGAACTTGCGGCTTACGGCAAAGAAAAACAAATTGAAATCGTAAATATTGGCGATAGCGCAGCGACAAGAAAAATCTTGGAAGGCGTTCGCGAAGGAAGAAATATTTTAACGACATTAGAAAAAATTGGCTCTTTGTAATCCGAACTGGCAAGGCGGACTCCGCTTTGCCACATTCGCTCTTTATATAAGTTCATATTTTCACAAATAAACCTTAATTTGGAAAGGAACGATGTTATTATGACAAGTAAAATCACGGAAAGAATTACAGGACACACAGAATTAATCGGTTTAATCGCCACTCCAATCAGACACAGTTTATCACCAACCATGCATAACGAAGCTTTTGCAAAATTGGGACTTGATTATGTATACCTTGCTTTTGAAGTTGGGGACAAAGAACTGAAAGACGTTGTACAAGGATTCCGCGCAATGAACTTACGTGGCTGGAACGTTTCCATGCCAAACAAAACAAACATTCATAAATACTTAGATAAACTTTCTCCAGCAGCTGAACTTGTTGGTGCGGTCAATACAGTTGTTAATGATGACGGCGTGTTAACTGGGCACATTACAGACGGAACTGGTTACATGCGAGCTTTAAAAGAAGCTGGACATGACATTGTCGGCAAAAAAATGACGATTTGTGGCGCTGGTGGTGCGGCAACAGCTATCTGCATCCAAGCTGCTCTTGATGGCGTGAAAGAAATCTCGATTTTTAACAGAAAAGACGATTTTTACGCGAATGCAGAAAAAACAGTTGAGAAAATCAACTCGAAAACAGATTGTACAGCACGATTATTTGATATCGAAGAACACGATCAATTGCGTAAAGAAATCGCTGAAAGTGTTATTTTCACGAATGCGACTGGCGTTGGAATGAAACCTTTCGAAGGCGAAACACTTTTACCAAGTGCAGATATGCTTCGTCCAGAATTAATCGTTTCGGATGTTGTCTACAAACCAACCAAAACAAGATTGCTTGAAATCGCCGAAGAACAAGGCTGTCAAACACTTAACGGCTTAGGAATGATGCTTTGGCAAGGTGCGAAAGCTTTCGAAATTTGGACACACAAAGAAATGCCAGTAGATTACATTAAAGAAATCCTATTTTAAAAACTTGCAAAAGAACAAGGTTATCGCTAATCTTAAAACATAATATCGAATGAGGAGAATTAT belongs to Listeria swaminathanii and includes:
- a CDS encoding shikimate dehydrogenase, whose amino-acid sequence is MTSKITERITGHTELIGLIATPIRHSLSPTMHNEAFAKLGLDYVYLAFEVGDKELKDVVQGFRAMNLRGWNVSMPNKTNIHKYLDKLSPAAELVGAVNTVVNDDGVLTGHITDGTGYMRALKEAGHDIVGKKMTICGAGGAATAICIQAALDGVKEISIFNRKDDFYANAEKTVEKINSKTDCTARLFDIEEHDQLRKEIAESVIFTNATGVGMKPFEGETLLPSADMLRPELIVSDVVYKPTKTRLLEIAEEQGCQTLNGLGMMLWQGAKAFEIWTHKEMPVDYIKEILF
- a CDS encoding LysR family transcriptional regulator, giving the protein MNLRQLYYFKKLAEREHYTIAAAELSITQPSLSHSIAELERELGVYLFEKQGRNIRLTKYGRFYLTYVEKSLAELEKGEKLLHELTSPSHGNIDLGFIYTMGAHTVPELVQNFTKVESHKDITFSFFQGATKSIIPDLKNEKFDLAICSYVENEPDIEFLPLTKQELVVVVSENHPLAKYDSIDLKDTADYSYIFFSDTSGLRPLIDSLFAEINIQPKIGCYVEEDTAMVGLVSVDYGISIMPKISSLSHYNVKVLSINEPKHDRFIYLASLKNHYISPASKAFKDFALRYGEKHFL
- a CDS encoding NUDIX domain-containing protein, translated to MTEEFVNKEDALKNYNAKEFRTPDGYTSDMILTTVKELNGKPTLHILLIKRSSTNAEGRPNIEGGKWAVPGGFVDENESADQAAERELEEETSLTNIPLIPFGVFDKPGRDPRGWIISRAFYAIVPPEALEKRAAGDDAVDIGLFPMTEALELPLAFDHLDMLKKAFSAITEEFLLTTAIRDFLPETFSAELLYQTLDGCTNPGILPDEVEFMENIKYLPYLEKVGDLYRFNADAEAGSIYF
- a CDS encoding NAD(P)/FAD-dependent oxidoreductase, translated to MTDYPSIFEPLTVKRMTIKNRVIMPPMGTNLAGLNGEFLEEHMNYYEQRAKGGTGLITIENACVDFPYGTNGTTQLRIDNDQYIPGFYKLTERLHKHGTCVSIQINHAGASAYPARLNGLQPVSASDIPSKKGGTVPRPLTVEEIYEIVNKYGDAARRAQQAGFDAVEIHGGHSYLLCQFLSPLYNKRTDEFGGTPENRARIVKLILEKVRAEVGPFFPIVLRFSADEFTEGGNHLEDILELLDYCQEEADILNVSAAINDNLYLQIDQMNLEDGWRSYLAKAVKDKFNKPTITSGNIRSPKAAEKILSEGYADLLAMGRGLIAEPNWVNKVATGQEDMLRKCISCNIGCADHRISKSKPIRCTVNPDIIHEDKYKETKVTRPTNVVVIGGGTAGLEAACTAAEVGCNTTLIEASEQTGGLARAIANLPDKSRIADFPNYLANRAEKLTNLKVITGTKADTALIDTFNPDVVVNATGSKPLLPPIKGLLDVIDKEGSKVHSIFGLISNIDDFTEFSNKKVAVIGGGAVGLDVVEYFSERGSDVTIVEMMPILGKDLDMITRLSMMDIIEKNHVDVQTETALTEVAADHFKVKHDGVDAEIPFDYGFVCLGMRPERPLMEELAAYGKEKQIEIVNIGDSAATRKILEGVREGRNILTTLEKIGSL